The genomic region AGCTCGGTAGTTCTTGTGTTTGACTGTGGTTTTCCACATAAGGGGGGTTTGAAGGTGGAGGATGCATAGGCAGTATAGGAGTGTTTACCACAGGACGATGATGCCCCTCCTCAATTTGTAGTCCACCAAATTGTAGTTGAGCGAATGTATAATCATACGCCCAATTCAACTCTTCATCCGTCCAACCAAATGGATCATCGTGTTCAAGGTTTGTCACCGGATGAGGGTTTGCCACCGGAGGTGGGTTTGACACCGGAGGTGGGTTTGTTGATCCTTGTGGTTCAATGGGAATTGGATAACCACCACCTATACCTCTCAATTGATATTTGTTTGGAGTGATTTATAAACTGAAAAATACAATTTTGATTGTATATAAAGATCAATTTTAAAGCAAATAAAAATAGTttgattaaatataaaaaaaggaTTGTGTAAACTTAAACATACAATTTTTATTGGATATAAAGATCAATTTTCTTACCATTTTAAAAATTAACATCAAAGTAAACTGAAACACAAGGATTGTGTAaacttaaaaacaaaattttttatTGTAACATTTTTAACATCAAAGTTAAGTCAAATGTTTATTGGATTTATATTTTTTTGACCAAAAGAAATGGAAGCAAGTGCTGAACACGCCCTTTTGTGCCTGAGGATAGGCCCGTATGAGGGGAAGCCCATATATTAAATTACATGATTATTGGATAAAACGTGTGCCCTTTTTAACGTCTTCTAGTAACAATCATTTtgtttttattgataatattaaatttaaaatttaaaatttatagaatAGATTTTAATGCTAAAGACAAAGATAAccgataataatatattaattgttataatcatatattaattattaaaatctaaaaacatatattagcgttttaaatatttaaaaagaTAAAGATTTTGTAAGTCTATAAAGTAAAAGTACATCAATTTAAATGGTTACAATGAAAAATATTAACACTAATTTGAGTGAATATTTGCATACTAAATTTAATGTTAACATCGGAATTAACACTAAAAATATTAACACTAATTTGAGTGAATATTTGCAAACCGACGTGCCCGCCCACCAAAATTTCAAGAAAACCGATAAAACTAATTATATTATCCTTCCGCTAAACCAGACGCCGATTCAAGAAAAGGAAACCCCGATTCATCTTAATAACCACTATACTCAACATCACCATATATCCGCATTTAAGTATCAACCTTCATGCAATAATATTTAATTGTTCACATACAATAATATTTAGTTAACTTTTCTTGAAAAGTTTGTTTTAGATTTTACCCTATATTTATTGTTCACATacaataatatttaattaacttTTCAGTTCTGATAAAAGAACATTTTACATTCGAAATGAACTTTAGAAAATGAACACTAACTATTAACGATTTGAcgtttttatattttattgaaTCATTCTTATAAAAATGATATTTTAAGTTATCTTTTTGGTTTTACTGTTAATGAAAAAATCGGGTATGGATTAAGCAAAaaatgttttataatttttaaaattagTAGTGAAAattaaagaataaaaaaatagTCGTTTAAATAAATTACGGGTAAAGTGCCATAAGATAAGTATTTATTGGAGGGTTTTTTTAGATTGGATGTGATGGTATGGTGTTAACAACCAGGGCCGGCTCAACACTTTGAAAGGCCTAAAGCAAACTATAAATGTGGGGCCCTTTCTAGTTATAACTTACATTATTTTTTGTTGCTTTAAAGCAAGTATATGATGGTATTCTTAAATATTATACtgatattttgtaaaaaaaaatagtagattaTGTTGTTATTATTACATGAAGTATTTTAATTTCAAAGCATATATGtttgctgaaaaataaaaaacttgTAGTAAATCATGAAATTAAAGCTAATATAATCATTTCTAGAAATAGTAAATTAGCTACTAACGCAACATATATTAGTAAATAAAAACAGACACATATGAAAAGAGAAAACAATGAGAGGAAGAATATGAAGTTGgaatcctaaaaataaaaaaatctaactTTAATGACTAAAAACTCCTTTGTCCATTCATGCTTTTATAACTCTGTAAACCAATAACAAAagataatatataattttttttatccaAATTGAAGGCCTTTTATGGAGTTGTGGCCTAAAGCAAAGGCTTTAGTTGAATTACCCTTCAGCCGGCTCTGTTAACAACAATACTAATTGAAAAAGATGATAATATTCTCACACCTTTAACTCCCCTCTATCTCTTTatatatacatagatatataGAGAGAAAGAAATAGTAAAAAAGATGTTGGAATAGAATGACTCTTAAAAAAGATGGTGCTTTTTATGATGTTTTATTTTAGTATGTATCAGGTTTGGGTGAGAAATAAGAATATGTATCACGAGAAGgctttaaacatgaacattcatTGGTAGACGATCGAAGAGAGGGAAATCAGGCGAAAACACAACATATTAATGATCATTTAGTTAATAATATAGGTTATTTGGTTAATAGTAACGAAACGATATTTCACGCAATAGCCTTTTATCAATCAAATTtaaaagtttctataagaataaTAGTTTTTGTGACCAAATGGTACATATTATAATAACTTATTCCTGAATTAAAGAATTTTTACATCTCATATTGTAATACTAATGAATTTCATAATCAACAGCCCAAAAAAACAAAGAGGCAGTTAAACAATACAGATCAAAAAACCAAGAAATTTGGAAGAACTTACAATAATGCAAGAGGCAGATGTAAAAAGCCGACAAAAAATGTGAAACCTTGATGTGAGAGCCGAGAAACAACGCAAGATCCAGATGCAAAGAGTCAATATATTCTGAAATCGAAGTAAAATAGAAGTTGTTAGGTTGATGTTTTGAAGGTTTAATTGATGCAAGACTTAAAAGTAGGATTTAGTTCAACTGAGATAAACTTACAATTTGAAAGTTTAATTCGTCTGAGTTGAGTGATTGTAGAGTGTTGAGCTTGATGAAGTATTTGTAGAGACTGAAGCAAGCATGCTCTCTTTCACACAACAGTAAAATCTTGCTTTACAGCTGTAGATGTAAAAGCAGTagtcagttgagtgtagttgagGGTTTGTGTACTTATAGAGACTGAACCAAGCAAGAGACAACAGTAAAATCTTGGATACTGACATGACTTGGTTTTTGAAAATGTTGAGATGACTTGTAAAGCAGTGGTAAgtagtaaaaaaaacaaaaaggacAAAAGTCAAACAAAAGATACTGACATGACTTGGTTTTTGAAAAGGTTTGAGATATATTAAAAGATATCATTCTAACTAAAGACTTAAGAATATCAAAAAAGTCTTTGGATTATAAGTTGAAGTTGGATTCTAACTAAACCATTTGGTATTTGAAAGGGGTATTTCCAGCTATAAGTTGAAGTTGGATTCTAACTAAACCATTTAAAGTTACTGCAGTTatggtttattttttttatcaagcCTGGACTCTTTAACTGCTTCAATTTTTGTTCTTAATAATTTAATTGGTAATCTGTCACATAACTCATCTAGCCTTAAATTCTAAAACACAAAATCTAGCCTTAAATGAAAATACTAACATACCTCTTCTTCACGTTTATTCCTCAGCTCACTAATTTTGTGATAGGCCTTATCCTTTTTCTCGATCACTACACACAATTCCTCCTCTAAAGAAGCAATCACATTGTTTATGGCCTCCTTTTCAGTCTCGAGTGTCTTAAGTTTGGCCTTGATAGCTTGATGATCCTTGCGGACCCCGTCAAGATCAACGCCAATAGACTACAAACAACATGGAATCATAATAAgcattaataaataaacttttacATTGGTATATAGAAGAAGAGGCGTTCTTACTTTGACCTGGTCTTGAATGGCATCTTTTTCACCAACAAATTTTTGAACTTCAGCCCTCATAGCAGCGTTTGCAATAACCTTATCCCTCGTCCCTTGAAGTTGTTTTATTTCTCTGATGATTTGTTTCTCCTCGTTTAGAGTAATACTGCATTTACCAACCTTCTTTACGTAGCTTCTCAAATCTTTCAGCAACCTGCATTTTATGTAATGAtcacaaaaaaaattatataaaggTGTTCCCGGTGCGGCACATGCTAAAAACTTCCCTGAACGCTTTATTACTATTCCACTCCGACATGAATTCGTCGACCTGAGTTCAATAAGCGAATATAAGCGTTTAATGTGCTTCCCAATATTAATAAAATTTAGAAATCAGACAACTGGAGTGTTTAACAAACCTCTGAGGTTGAAAGCTCTATAAGGGCATTAACGTCCTTACTTGCAGCCAGCCTTCTTGCATCGTTCAAGAGGGAGCGGTTTTGGTAAAAGCAAGTATTTTGGAAAGACAGAAAACGAAAAAATTGATGACATCCATTTTAAATTCTAAAACACAAAATCTAGCCTTAAATGAAAATACTAACATACCTCTTCTTCACGTTTATTCCTCAGCTCACTAATTTTGTGATAGGCCTTGTCCTTTTTCTCGATCACTACACACAATTCCTCCTCTAAAGAAGCAATCACATTGTTTATGGCCTCCTTTTCAGTCTCGAGTGTCTTAAGTTTGGCCTTGATAGCTTGATGATCCTTGCGGACCCCGTCAAGATCAACGCCAATAGACTACAAACAACATGGAATCATAATAAgcattaataaataaacttttacACTGGTATATAGAAGAAGAGGCGTTCTTACTTTGACCTGGTCTTGAATGGTACGATTGAGGAATCATTGTTGACTTCAAAGTTGAAATCACCAGGTGGAGGTGCATATTCTTGTGGAAAAGCACTTGCAAAAATCTGTAACGATTTATAAAACCGTTAGATAGTAATTCTTTTATTCTAATGATAATAATAACggaagttaaaacacaactgtGAAGATGAACCAAGACGCTTGGAGGCCCGCCAAATAACTTCGAGATTTTTATCCCCTTTTTGCTTAGCTTTATCTTGGTAATCAATCCGGCCGAAGAAAAGAGAATCAAATCCAACCTAAATGATCATAACGACTAAAGTTTAAAACTTTAAAACAAGTAATAAAAGTGATATTAACAGTTTTTATAACGACTAAATTACGTTAACTTCTATTGACGGTTACAAAAAAGGAAGAtataaaaatcaaatttgaaCCTTTGGAATTGAGTAGTGAATGTCTAGCTTCCTTCTTCTTAGTGGCTTATTCTGTAACGCACGCATGGCAGTTCGAGCAGCACGAATATCGTAGTACGATATCATCACAAAACCTCTATGTTTACATGCTGTGTATAATGTTCTAATGTCACCATGTTGCTACAAGATAAACAAAATACCATGTCGTAAATAATCAACAAATGATGAAAAATACGAAACGAAATCTACACGAGACAACAATTTCCTAGATTCTTGTCTAGAACACACAAAAGAGGATTTTTTTTCGTTATTGCCGTAATTGAAAATCAAAAACAACAATATTAATAAATTCAACAAGATGGTAGTAGAATTAACTACCTCAAACAAAGCTCTGAGTTCTGAATCCTCGACATTGCTATTAATATTACGCACAAATAAAGTTCTTGACGGATGTTCTCCATACGGGTGTTCTCCAGCAACGGTCCCCACGCCATTTGTAAGACTAAAATGGGCCAACCCATTACCAACGACGCCATCGCCCAGGCTCACCTTTGAAATGCCCAAATTCAAGTTATCCATGTCAGATTCAAGTTCCATACCACCTCCACTTCCGAAAAGATCATACTCTTCTAACTCGTCTGCACGGTTAGTTAAAGCGTTGACATCAATACCATCAATTACACCAGCTAAAAGATCGTCTTCATCAGGTAACAAGTTTCCGATTGAGTGATTTGCAAGATCTTCTAGCAAACCATTGTCTTCTAGAGATTGAAGATCGTTCTCTTGATTATTCGATATCACTGCATTTTAAAACAATCAATAATGTTAAGAAATTGTTAGCAACAATTAGAAATTTTGATGGTAATTTAACAAATAGTAGAAGAATTTTATTTGAAAGCGTACACTTCTCATGGGGAAAAACTGGTAATGAACTTGAGAAAAGGGATGCGTCACTTGAAGCGTCATTGTAATTATCAGATCTTGTTAACATGTCCTTTGCCCCGTTTCCAACGGCTTTCGAATAATTCATTGGTGTTATTTTCGAGGGGTCTgtcataaaataaataaataaataaataaataaaggattTTTAATGGATTTGAGTTATTGCACAGTAAGTAAATTTCAAACCTACCAAAAGGAAAATGATGTGAAGAATGATGCATTACGGAACACACTTCTGTCAGAAAAGAAAGCTTCAGTCAAACGCATATATGcaaacaataaataaaaaaattgagcTTTGATTTACATATTGGTTTTAGTTATGACGATAAAAGAATACAAATGGTTTACTTCATAGGAAAACTGTATCAAGATTATCAGGCATGCTcacatatgtcacacccccaaaataccacctagggagtgtccctgtcaggcgtgtgacaaaccaataacgagccactaatcatattgaaccactCATAATGTTGaataaaatcatcaattattCTGAAAAGTACTGTCAATAAGTTTAAAAGataaccaacatgttcagcggaagcaaataaaagaaaacataatcaaCTGTTTCAGTTTAAATGTGTGAAATTAATAAACCCATCATTCgtatccaatcagcacgacccataaccactccagctacttcagacagcaagttccaaatccatataacctaacaacctgcgagcatgcaacaagtgtatcagacaacgctggtgagttcatagttttacgaaaacgttgtttaccaagtatgtagttaatccattgaagttaattcccgaagtaatgttgaaaacaatgttgataataccccaatacaagacggcttctgattattttgccctttctccaatgctcctatcaaagcattggtcatgactaggtcattagttcaacacccgtcctcccaggaacggggtgaggttgccaaacctaagtagcgctactaactaataccatgttaccttccaggtaaccaaacaacacggagggactttaaaggtgataggaagagtatattatccaacattcccgtttttacccaaaagacttatccctcccaggaatacccactggctgtcccaaccactgggacgcatgctcaagaaagatgaactcacctttgttttgctcggtaagattaaagtATGTGTTCACGGTTTGATCAATCCAATCCTAGTATGGTTTCAGTACCAGTCAGTTACACACACACGTAAATCACATATCTTTATTATGCAAGTAACGAACAAGTTTGTCACATATCATCACACGAGTTATAACGAGTATTCAAGTTATATACACCTTCACATCACAAATCCATATACCATAATGTCACACATTAACAGCTCAATTACCATTTACATTGCATATGCTCATAATATCGATAACTCATAACATCTTATGATCATTTTGGTTACAAATATCTTGCATCAAAACCACATAAAGTCCAGCCCAAGCACCTAACCCGTTTAATGTCGGCCCATATACCTTAACACTTCGGCCCACCAATCAACTCCCCTAATCCACATGTTTCATGCGTATGTCTAACCTACTGTTGACCGAGACCAATAGATGAAATAATCATTCAATATTTGAAGTACATAAACATTATTTCCCTAAATCCTCAAATAGTCATCAAGATAATTCGTTCCTTTAGATTACAGTGTATATCACATTTGTTCATAAAAATATGTATCCATTATCAATACTTCACATAAagaaaataatattaaatcatCATAATCATCACCCTATTTCTACCC from Helianthus annuus cultivar XRQ/B chromosome 10, HanXRQr2.0-SUNRISE, whole genome shotgun sequence harbors:
- the LOC110880782 gene encoding proton pump-interactor 1-like encodes the protein MSEWNSNKAFREVFSMLLKDLRSYVKKVGKCSITLNEEKQIIREIKQLQGTRDKVIANAAMRAEVQKFVGEKDAIQDQVKSIGVDLDGVRKDHQAIKAKLKTLETEKEAINNVIASLEEELCVVIEKKDKAYHKISELRNKREEEVC
- the LOC110880641 gene encoding uncharacterized protein LOC110880641, with the protein product MGVRKMKMTLLCRSESFTFKSYGFAFRSDCFYSFTFHLTASTVCFVVAEVCSVMHHSSHHFPFDPSKITPMNYSKAVGNGAKDMLTRSDNYNDASSDASLFSSSLPVFPHEKLISNNQENDLQSLEDNGLLEDLANHSIGNLLPDEDDLLAGVIDGIDVNALTNRADELEEYDLFGSGGGMELESDMDNLNLGISKVSLGDGVVGNGLAHFSLTNGVGTVAGEHPYGEHPSRTLFVRNINSNVEDSELRALFEQHGDIRTLYTACKHRGFVMISYYDIRAARTAMRALQNKPLRRRKLDIHYSIPKVGFDSLFFGRIDYQDKAKQKGDKNLEIFASAFPQEYAPPPGDFNFEVNNDSSISIGVDLDGVRKDHQAIKAKLKTLETEKEAINNVIASLEEELCVVIEKKDKAYHKISELRNKREEENTCFYQNRSLLNDARRLAASKDVNALIELSTSEVC